In a single window of the uncultured Dysgonomonas sp. genome:
- a CDS encoding zinc-dependent metalloprotease, translated as MHKKNLILILFLAVGILGGNAQIRNPFKRKKKEEKKEAAAPAPKPATPPGAPKPYGEVITKEAKTNTGFFKVHKVKDKFYFELPDSIMERDILVVNRISKAPVNRYKSMVGYPGDQIGENVIRFEKAPNNKVFIRSISYLEQANDTLGMYQSVKNSNIQPIMATFAIQALHKDSVSKTSAAVIDITDFLNGDNNVFFFDTNMKKYRGIGSHFADRSYIDTIKAYPINVEIKTVKTYAQVPPMGYPPQAAHYYPNDPMTYELNSSLVLLPKEPMKPRLFDPRVAYFAVRYTDFDSNSQGIDYKSKITRWRLEPKEGELQKYVNGELVEPKKPIVFYIDPATPKKWVPYLIQGVNDWQKAFEKAGFKNAIIGLEAPKDSTWSLEDARHSAIVYKPSDIPNASGPHVHDPRSGEIIETHINWYHNVMLLLRNWYMIQAGNVDKRAQKLKFEDELMGELIRFVSSHEVGHTLGLRHNFGSSATVPVENLRNKEWVEANGHTPSIMDYARFNYIAQPEDNISEKGLFPRIGVYDDWSIEWGYRYLPEYATAEDEIPFSNKTIMEKLQSDKRFTFGTETDPDDPRNQSEDLGDNAMLASGYGIKNLQRIVPQILDWTKEPNKDYAMATSIYGEVVTQYGRYMGHVAKNIAGIYRTPVVVEQSGNSEEFVPANIQKEAMQFLDQQLFTTPEWLIDKTLITKASVDPVNSIGSVQKRTLDRLISKYTIDKMLRDEAYNGAGAYTAINMFNDLKKSVWSELTNGKAIDIYRRNLQKNYVNALISIVDPKNAAPQAQTRASDATGIARTQLIDLRQSIRNAAASSSGIKRSHLQDLLAQIETALDTGK; from the coding sequence ATGCACAAGAAGAACCTGATTCTTATTCTATTCCTTGCAGTAGGGATACTAGGCGGAAACGCACAAATAAGAAATCCCTTCAAAAGAAAAAAGAAAGAGGAAAAAAAAGAAGCAGCTGCCCCGGCACCTAAGCCTGCCACACCACCCGGAGCACCCAAGCCATATGGGGAAGTGATAACCAAAGAAGCAAAGACCAATACAGGCTTCTTCAAAGTACATAAGGTAAAGGATAAATTCTACTTTGAACTTCCCGATTCCATTATGGAACGCGATATACTTGTAGTGAACAGAATCTCCAAGGCTCCTGTCAACAGATACAAATCAATGGTTGGCTATCCGGGCGACCAGATAGGGGAAAACGTCATCCGTTTCGAAAAAGCACCTAACAATAAAGTCTTTATTCGCAGTATTTCATATCTAGAGCAGGCAAACGATACACTGGGCATGTACCAGTCGGTAAAGAACTCGAATATACAACCCATTATGGCTACATTTGCCATACAGGCTCTGCACAAAGATTCTGTAAGCAAAACATCTGCCGCCGTCATAGATATAACCGATTTTCTGAATGGCGACAATAATGTTTTCTTCTTCGACACCAACATGAAGAAGTACAGGGGTATTGGAAGCCACTTCGCCGACAGGAGTTATATAGACACCATAAAAGCATATCCTATAAATGTTGAGATCAAAACGGTTAAGACATATGCACAGGTACCACCAATGGGATACCCGCCTCAGGCAGCACATTATTACCCTAACGACCCCATGACATACGAACTTAACAGTTCCCTCGTCTTGCTTCCAAAAGAGCCGATGAAACCGCGCTTGTTCGATCCCCGTGTAGCTTATTTTGCGGTAAGATATACCGACTTCGATTCCAATTCGCAGGGGATAGATTATAAATCGAAAATTACCCGTTGGAGACTGGAACCGAAAGAGGGAGAGTTACAGAAATATGTGAACGGAGAACTGGTAGAACCGAAAAAGCCGATTGTTTTCTACATAGACCCTGCCACACCGAAAAAGTGGGTACCATACCTCATACAAGGTGTCAACGACTGGCAAAAAGCGTTTGAGAAAGCAGGGTTCAAAAATGCGATCATAGGATTGGAAGCGCCTAAAGATTCCACATGGAGCCTCGAGGATGCACGTCACTCGGCAATCGTCTACAAACCTTCGGATATACCCAATGCCAGCGGCCCGCATGTGCATGATCCCCGCAGCGGTGAGATTATAGAAACGCATATCAACTGGTATCACAATGTAATGCTTTTGCTACGCAACTGGTACATGATACAAGCTGGAAACGTGGATAAACGCGCCCAGAAACTGAAATTCGAAGACGAGCTGATGGGTGAACTTATCCGTTTTGTATCATCGCATGAGGTAGGACATACATTAGGGCTGAGACACAATTTCGGATCTTCGGCAACCGTACCTGTCGAAAACCTCAGAAACAAAGAGTGGGTGGAAGCTAACGGGCATACACCTTCGATAATGGACTACGCACGATTCAATTATATCGCCCAGCCCGAAGATAATATTTCGGAAAAAGGGTTGTTTCCCCGTATCGGCGTATATGATGACTGGTCGATAGAATGGGGTTACAGATACTTGCCCGAATATGCCACTGCAGAGGACGAAATTCCATTCTCGAACAAGACAATAATGGAAAAACTCCAGAGCGACAAACGCTTTACTTTCGGAACGGAAACCGACCCTGACGATCCACGCAACCAGAGCGAAGACCTTGGCGACAATGCCATGCTGGCAAGTGGCTATGGCATAAAAAACCTCCAGCGCATTGTTCCGCAAATACTGGATTGGACAAAAGAACCGAATAAGGATTATGCAATGGCAACTTCCATATATGGAGAAGTTGTAACACAATATGGCCGCTATATGGGACATGTTGCCAAAAATATAGCCGGTATTTACCGCACCCCTGTAGTAGTGGAGCAATCCGGTAACTCAGAGGAGTTTGTTCCGGCAAACATACAGAAAGAAGCGATGCAGTTTCTCGACCAACAGCTATTTACTACTCCCGAATGGCTGATCGACAAAACATTGATAACAAAAGCAAGCGTAGATCCGGTAAATTCGATCGGAAGTGTTCAGAAAAGAACATTGGACCGTCTGATCAGCAAATATACAATAGACAAGATGTTGCGTGACGAGGCATATAACGGTGCCGGAGCTTATACGGCTATCAATATGTTCAACGACCTGAAAAAGAGTGTATGGTCTGAACTTACAAACGGAAAAGCAATCGACATCTATCGCCGCAACCTGCAAAAGAACTATGTCAATGCCCTCATCAGCATTGTAGACCCTAAGAATGCGGCTCCGCAGGCACAAACAAGAGCTTCGGATGCAACAGGTATTGCCCGTACACAATTAATCGATCTGCGCCAGAGCATACGCAATGCCGCTGCTTCTTCATCGGGGATCAAGCGCAGCCATTTGCAGGACTTATTGGCACAGATAGAAACAGCATTGGATACCGGCAAATAA
- a CDS encoding FISUMP domain-containing protein has protein sequence MRQIKKILLLILLLASIINSIAQVTIGSGEEPSPGALLDLKQTGTTTKGLLLPRVSLESLNGDLGKSLDANKTQTETLDSLTHVGLTVYNVAISETPVNRRCPGVHVWDGSVWVPLVPYPDPLENKILRSVSNRNFDFLDPDDPTGWPEDKEADRAANSYALGYIGKWADDRDNEEYNYTRFYVGYKKRDATYDIQRSYNCDTSTPPNWITEDQEIRHEKIFDDGVWMTQNLRAMKQVDGTTFVLNNKSNKSTTVHQYFYPNNQVANIAREGVLYNWAAAMNFGTAEGKTPFPNGSADEGGANADDVKLQGICPKGWHLSNDQEWTDLERAIIANPGKFSTVTQATDIGYDGTVARGDNHGTAMKTTVAIAGYPSQGQSFTSDNGGFEVFLASYGRDGTVMGYGGNVAYWCASAYFNVAWIRDFSRSKGSISRSSTNTTDMYFVRCKKDE, from the coding sequence ATGAGACAGATCAAGAAGATTCTCTTGCTAATTCTATTATTGGCGAGTATTATCAATTCAATAGCTCAAGTAACAATTGGCTCCGGAGAAGAACCAAGTCCGGGTGCATTACTTGACCTGAAACAAACTGGAACTACCACCAAAGGCTTACTATTGCCAAGGGTATCACTCGAATCATTAAACGGAGATTTAGGAAAGAGCCTTGATGCAAATAAGACTCAAACAGAAACGTTGGATTCACTGACACATGTAGGCCTAACTGTATATAATGTTGCTATCAGTGAGACACCGGTTAACCGACGATGTCCCGGTGTACATGTTTGGGACGGATCTGTATGGGTACCACTGGTTCCCTATCCCGATCCATTGGAAAACAAGATATTACGCAGTGTTAGTAACCGGAATTTCGACTTCCTAGACCCCGACGATCCAACCGGATGGCCCGAAGACAAAGAAGCCGACCGTGCTGCAAACAGCTATGCCCTGGGCTATATTGGTAAATGGGCAGATGACAGGGACAATGAAGAATATAATTATACCCGCTTCTATGTAGGATATAAGAAACGGGATGCTACATACGACATACAACGTAGTTATAACTGTGACACATCTACCCCACCCAATTGGATTACCGAAGACCAGGAAATCAGACATGAGAAAATATTCGACGACGGAGTATGGATGACACAGAACTTGCGGGCGATGAAACAAGTGGATGGAACAACCTTCGTTCTCAATAACAAATCGAATAAAAGTACTACAGTTCATCAATATTTCTACCCCAATAATCAGGTTGCTAATATAGCGAGAGAAGGGGTTCTCTATAATTGGGCGGCCGCTATGAATTTCGGAACAGCAGAAGGGAAGACACCTTTTCCTAATGGAAGTGCGGATGAAGGGGGGGCGAATGCAGATGATGTGAAACTGCAAGGCATCTGCCCGAAGGGCTGGCATTTATCCAATGATCAGGAGTGGACCGATCTGGAAAGAGCAATAATTGCTAATCCGGGCAAGTTCAGTACGGTTACACAAGCCACCGACATCGGTTATGATGGTACAGTGGCGAGGGGAGATAATCATGGAACAGCAATGAAAACAACAGTAGCAATCGCCGGTTATCCATCCCAGGGGCAGTCATTTACTTCCGACAATGGCGGCTTTGAAGTTTTTCTTGCATCATACGGACGCGACGGTACTGTGATGGGATATGGTGGAAATGTAGCTTACTGGTGTGCAAGCGCTTATTTCAACGTGGCTTGGATCAGAGATTTCTCTCGATCAAAAGGTTCAATATCGCGAAGTTCTACCAATACCACCGATATGTACTTTGTACGTTGTAAGAAAGATGAATAA
- a CDS encoding LytTR family DNA-binding domain-containing protein, with protein MPLLFQKIQNYLKEPFPHKHKKWQIVTIPSFCVFVMMSIFKPNSLPTDQRSLEIILYITLSTIVVTAVVAYIFPLIFRKYYNPKNWTKGKFLSVPISIVTILMPLLMIVINNWFHLKGISSQYTPVVQLIVLYLIGYSIAFFPTFIIYHIAIRSDQRENRKKNNPVFNKCGIIITSKLKETLELAPTDFLYAEVQGNYVTIYYLTEQQDIQHKTLRVTLSVIIDTLRDYPSIMRCHRAFLINTLYIKEIFRKQQNYGIRLNNTTIEIPVSKPYLKEIQSAIM; from the coding sequence ATGCCTTTATTATTTCAAAAAATACAAAACTACTTAAAGGAACCTTTCCCTCATAAACATAAAAAGTGGCAAATTGTTACAATTCCTTCTTTTTGTGTATTTGTAATGATGTCTATATTCAAGCCCAACAGTTTGCCTACCGATCAACGTTCGTTGGAGATCATATTATATATTACATTATCCACAATAGTAGTAACAGCTGTAGTTGCCTATATTTTCCCTCTTATCTTCAGAAAATATTATAATCCTAAAAACTGGACAAAAGGAAAATTCTTATCAGTTCCTATTTCCATTGTGACCATCCTTATGCCTTTACTGATGATTGTTATAAATAACTGGTTTCATCTTAAAGGGATTTCCTCACAATATACTCCCGTAGTACAGTTAATTGTATTGTATCTCATCGGTTATTCAATTGCTTTTTTTCCGACTTTTATAATTTACCACATAGCTATTCGATCCGATCAACGGGAAAATCGCAAAAAGAATAATCCCGTATTCAACAAGTGCGGGATTATTATTACCAGCAAACTGAAAGAAACATTGGAATTAGCCCCGACAGATTTTCTGTATGCAGAAGTTCAGGGAAACTATGTAACAATATATTATCTCACCGAACAGCAAGATATCCAGCATAAAACACTGCGTGTTACCTTGTCGGTAATAATTGATACGTTAAGAGATTATCCTTCAATTATGCGATGCCACAGAGCTTTCCTTATAAATACTTTATATATAAAGGAAATATTCAGGAAACAACAGAACTACGGCATCAGGCTAAACAATACAACTATCGAGATTCCGGTATCAAAACCCTACCTCAAAGAGATACAATCCGCGATTATGTAA
- a CDS encoding tyrosine-protein phosphatase gives MKLKLFAYITVLATFYNCTSKPTVTALCERDAKGNYILKWELYPETDNVPAEIFVSDNDSVFPSIPSFTVKSNDYIAIINNTSDSVEKRKYFRIKIAGTMSNIITNRFFEMDSIQNFRDIGGYVTNDNRVIRWGKIFRSGSFFRMTPHDSTELSCLGIKTIIDLRSEDVKRPFIDRFKSANNVRIPISEKGYSSISQKVLEGKFLRGDAVIYTQDTYKDMIINFADDYARFFDYLCDENNYPIAYNCYLGKDQSGLATYFLLRALDVPLDVIEDDYMWSGIGIDRTKLVKDADSLTESRQEALTMLTKTDLAYLKYGISCIREMSGSVDDYMLNQLKITPDKKKKLKEILLH, from the coding sequence ATGAAATTAAAACTATTCGCCTATATTACAGTATTAGCTACCTTTTACAACTGTACCTCTAAGCCTACGGTCACTGCATTGTGCGAAAGAGATGCCAAAGGTAATTATATATTAAAGTGGGAACTGTATCCGGAAACGGATAATGTTCCGGCCGAAATATTCGTTTCGGATAACGATAGTGTGTTCCCGTCCATTCCATCTTTTACTGTAAAATCAAATGACTATATCGCTATAATAAATAATACCTCCGACTCGGTAGAAAAGCGTAAATACTTCCGGATAAAGATTGCAGGAACAATGTCCAACATTATCACAAACCGCTTCTTCGAAATGGACAGCATACAGAACTTCCGCGATATAGGCGGATATGTAACAAATGACAACCGCGTTATCCGTTGGGGCAAAATATTCCGTTCGGGTAGTTTCTTTCGTATGACTCCCCATGATAGTACCGAATTATCCTGCCTGGGAATAAAGACAATAATCGATCTCCGGTCCGAAGATGTGAAAAGGCCCTTTATAGACCGTTTCAAAAGTGCAAATAATGTACGTATCCCCATTTCAGAGAAAGGCTATAGCTCTATTTCACAGAAAGTACTGGAAGGCAAATTCCTTCGTGGCGATGCTGTAATCTATACACAAGATACGTACAAGGATATGATTATCAATTTTGCAGATGATTACGCCCGCTTTTTCGATTATCTCTGCGACGAAAATAATTATCCGATAGCATATAATTGTTACCTCGGTAAAGACCAGAGTGGTCTGGCTACCTATTTTCTCCTGCGCGCACTGGACGTCCCTCTGGATGTAATAGAGGATGACTATATGTGGTCAGGAATAGGGATAGACCGAACCAAACTGGTAAAAGATGCCGATAGTCTCACCGAATCGCGACAGGAAGCACTCACTATGCTTACCAAAACAGACCTTGCGTACCTGAAATACGGAATATCATGCATCAGGGAAATGAGCGGCTCAGTAGATGATTATATGCTTAACCAATTGAAAATTACCCCTGACAAAAAGAAAAAGCTAAAAGAGATATTACTGCATTGA
- a CDS encoding tyrosine-protein phosphatase yields MVKEEVNNYQERTSLLTMDKAIRKAQIIREKYSKEASLKLEAKGNWSLYAGSSVDTINRTMPILTGNGSGSFFLSVSTYSRVYFELVCGNERLILTERHLPMAGGYNFRDLGGFRTMDGRYTKWGKLFRADELSNLTADDLKYLSSIPITSVIDFRAQSEARRSPDKLPSTVHFTYPIAITPGNLSSEGIQANMLKTNIDSHMKHMNRLLVSNPACVRAFRIFFAIVQNNLSAPLIFHCSAGKDRAGMATALVLFALGVDEATVMDDYLMSKIYLSDKYDAFIAKYPRAESIFTVKRMFLQAGINQIKRDHGSIMNFLTKELKVDVVRMRRLYLE; encoded by the coding sequence ATGGTAAAAGAAGAGGTAAATAATTATCAGGAAAGGACATCTCTGTTAACAATGGATAAAGCCATTCGGAAAGCTCAAATAATACGGGAGAAATATTCAAAGGAAGCAAGCCTGAAGCTCGAAGCTAAAGGCAACTGGTCTTTGTATGCAGGGAGTTCTGTGGATACGATAAACAGGACTATGCCCATATTGACAGGCAATGGCAGTGGTAGCTTCTTCCTTAGTGTTAGTACGTATAGCCGCGTTTATTTTGAACTGGTTTGTGGTAACGAACGATTGATTCTTACCGAAAGACACCTTCCCATGGCCGGAGGATATAATTTCCGCGATCTGGGCGGTTTCAGAACAATGGATGGGCGATATACAAAATGGGGTAAGCTTTTCAGGGCAGACGAATTATCCAATCTTACCGCCGACGATCTGAAATACCTCTCGAGTATACCAATAACTTCTGTTATAGATTTCAGGGCACAAAGCGAAGCCCGCCGTTCACCGGACAAACTGCCTTCTACCGTTCATTTTACCTATCCTATAGCCATTACACCGGGCAACCTTAGTTCGGAAGGAATTCAGGCTAATATGCTGAAAACGAATATCGACTCTCATATGAAACATATGAACCGCCTGCTGGTAAGCAACCCGGCATGCGTGAGGGCTTTTCGTATATTCTTTGCAATAGTGCAAAACAATCTTAGTGCTCCTCTCATCTTCCATTGCTCTGCAGGGAAAGACAGGGCAGGTATGGCTACAGCGCTGGTGCTCTTTGCCTTGGGTGTGGATGAAGCAACAGTGATGGACGATTACCTGATGTCGAAAATTTATCTGAGTGATAAATATGATGCTTTCATAGCAAAGTATCCACGGGCAGAATCAATATTCACGGTAAAGCGTATGTTTCTGCAGGCGGGCATAAATCAGATAAAGAGGGACCACGGTAGTATAATGAATTTCCTCACCAAGGAACTTAAAGTAGATGTGGTGAGAATGAGACGCTTATATCTGGAATGA
- a CDS encoding DUF5856 family protein: protein MSTSTLKEKKAASVNAEIGTFLGKVFAFNSSLKLHHWHITGKGSYAAHIALDQAIGDLLDVTDRLVETSYAVKGDLDIVIPETKNPTNIVKHAEDFFKYTEGQRELFAEAFTQAIIDDYQEAIQQLLYRLKRLQ, encoded by the coding sequence ATGAGCACATCTACATTAAAAGAAAAGAAAGCTGCATCAGTAAATGCAGAAATCGGAACATTTTTAGGTAAAGTATTTGCTTTTAATAGCAGTTTGAAACTTCACCACTGGCATATAACCGGCAAAGGTAGTTATGCAGCGCATATTGCACTTGATCAGGCTATCGGCGACCTGTTGGATGTAACAGACCGTCTGGTAGAAACTTCTTATGCAGTAAAAGGAGACCTGGATATTGTAATTCCTGAAACAAAGAATCCTACAAACATTGTAAAACATGCTGAGGACTTCTTTAAATATACAGAAGGGCAAAGAGAATTATTTGCTGAAGCTTTCACTCAGGCAATTATTGATGACTATCAGGAAGCAATCCAGCAGTTATTGTACCGTCTGAAAAGACTACAATAA
- a CDS encoding formate--tetrahydrofolate ligase: MKTDIEIAGSIQLDKISDVANKAGINAEELHQYGKHIAKIPASFIDDQRMKKSNLILVTAITPTKAGIGKTTTSIGLALGLNKIGAKTIVALREPSLGPCFGMKGGAAGGGYAQVLPMEDINLHFTGDFHAITSAHNMITALLDNYLYRNRGTDNYLKEVVWKRVLDVNDRNLRYIVSGLNGSENGVPAETGFEITPASEIMAILCLSSDIEDLKRRIGNIILGYFANGNVFTVKDLGVAGAITVLLKDAINPNLVQTTEQSPAIIHGGPFANIAHGCNSLIATKMAMSHADYVITEAGFGADLGAEKFFNIKCRKGQISPKLTIIVATTQALKMHGDVPIESIKERNREGLIKGFANLDKHIANMKSFGQSVMVALNRYGFDSEEEIELIKDHCHQLGVSFALNDSFTKGGEGAIEFAEEVVRQVENRPSQDLSFTYKDSDSIEEKINKIAKSIYGAASVRIGDKARKKLALIEKQGINHYPVCIAKTQYSFSDNAHAYGTPTGFTLTVNDIVINNGAEFIVAIAGSIMRMPGLPAVPQAEYIDIVDGKIVGLS; this comes from the coding sequence ATGAAAACAGATATTGAAATAGCCGGAAGTATCCAACTTGATAAGATTTCAGATGTAGCAAATAAAGCAGGAATCAATGCCGAAGAACTGCATCAGTATGGTAAACATATAGCAAAAATCCCTGCCTCCTTCATTGACGACCAGAGAATGAAGAAGAGCAATCTTATTCTTGTAACAGCCATCACACCCACAAAGGCCGGGATAGGTAAAACTACCACATCTATCGGCTTAGCTTTAGGTCTGAATAAGATCGGAGCTAAAACAATAGTAGCACTTCGCGAGCCTTCTCTCGGGCCATGCTTCGGGATGAAAGGCGGAGCTGCCGGAGGTGGTTACGCCCAAGTACTACCGATGGAAGACATCAATCTCCACTTTACCGGAGATTTTCATGCCATAACATCTGCGCATAATATGATTACAGCTCTGCTCGACAACTATCTTTACCGGAACAGGGGTACAGATAATTATCTCAAAGAGGTAGTATGGAAAAGGGTGCTCGATGTAAATGACAGAAACCTCAGATATATTGTATCGGGACTAAACGGTTCAGAAAATGGGGTTCCGGCCGAAACGGGATTCGAGATTACTCCCGCATCAGAGATTATGGCAATCCTTTGCCTGTCTTCTGATATAGAAGATCTTAAAAGGCGCATTGGAAATATTATACTTGGTTATTTTGCTAACGGGAATGTGTTCACTGTAAAAGATCTTGGTGTAGCCGGTGCCATTACCGTACTGCTAAAGGATGCGATAAACCCGAATCTGGTACAAACCACAGAGCAATCTCCTGCCATCATACACGGAGGGCCGTTTGCCAACATCGCTCACGGATGCAATTCGTTGATAGCGACAAAGATGGCTATGAGCCATGCCGACTATGTAATCACCGAAGCCGGATTTGGTGCAGATCTTGGTGCAGAGAAATTCTTCAATATCAAATGCAGAAAGGGGCAGATATCACCCAAGCTCACCATTATTGTAGCCACAACTCAAGCTCTGAAAATGCATGGAGATGTACCGATTGAAAGCATCAAGGAGAGGAATAGGGAAGGGCTGATAAAAGGGTTCGCTAACCTTGACAAGCATATCGCGAACATGAAATCGTTCGGACAAAGCGTTATGGTTGCTCTAAACCGGTATGGATTCGATTCCGAAGAAGAAATAGAATTGATAAAAGATCACTGTCATCAATTGGGGGTAAGTTTTGCCTTGAACGATTCTTTTACAAAGGGAGGAGAAGGAGCAATTGAATTTGCAGAAGAGGTAGTCAGACAAGTAGAGAACAGACCATCCCAGGATCTTAGCTTTACATATAAAGATAGTGATTCTATAGAAGAGAAAATAAACAAGATCGCCAAATCGATATATGGGGCGGCATCGGTCAGAATTGGAGATAAAGCCCGCAAAAAGCTGGCTCTGATAGAGAAGCAGGGGATTAATCATTACCCAGTCTGTATTGCTAAAACCCAATACTCTTTTTCAGACAATGCTCATGCTTATGGTACACCCACAGGTTTTACTCTTACTGTGAATGATATTGTAATTAACAATGGAGCTGAGTTTATAGTAGCTATTGCCGGAAGTATTATGCGCATGCCGGGTTTACCTGCTGTCCCTCAGGCTGAATATATTGATATCGTAGATGGTAAGATTGTAGGACTGAGTTAA
- a CDS encoding N-acetylmuramoyl-L-alanine amidase-like domain-containing protein, which yields MKPVRLVILILSLLALSNVAKGGDIISTPSDVRIYETYIKQFEKQRDRPFEEILINTAKYFLGKPYVASTLEISDAERMVINLREFDCTTFVENCIALSQVIKSGDFSYNHYLQTLITMRYRDGEVAGYTSRLHYTSDWIYENEKHGMLKNISSEIGGEKVKKDINFMTIHPQLYKHLKNNAQNIDKLDKIEKDISKRNAYEVLPTAGIYNNGQKIKTGDIIVFATSIAGLDYSHVGIAYWQKEKLHFIHASSKAKQVIIEQKTLLEYCQTSKNCTGVTVLRINQK from the coding sequence ATGAAACCTGTAAGATTAGTTATACTCATACTCTCATTGCTGGCTCTGTCGAATGTAGCTAAAGGAGGAGATATAATCTCCACTCCGTCCGATGTGCGTATCTACGAAACCTATATAAAGCAGTTTGAAAAGCAGAGAGACAGGCCTTTTGAAGAAATATTGATCAATACCGCCAAATATTTTCTGGGAAAACCATATGTTGCGTCCACACTAGAGATATCGGATGCGGAGCGAATGGTTATTAACCTGAGAGAATTTGATTGTACTACTTTTGTCGAAAACTGTATTGCGTTGTCACAGGTTATCAAATCCGGTGATTTTTCTTACAACCATTATCTGCAAACACTAATAACAATGCGTTATCGGGACGGTGAGGTTGCCGGCTACACATCGCGCCTGCATTATACGAGTGATTGGATATATGAAAATGAAAAACATGGGATGCTGAAAAATATCAGTTCAGAAATCGGAGGGGAGAAGGTTAAAAAGGATATCAACTTTATGACAATACACCCTCAATTATATAAGCATCTCAAAAACAACGCACAAAACATTGATAAGCTGGATAAAATAGAGAAGGACATTTCTAAGAGAAATGCTTATGAAGTACTGCCGACAGCTGGAATCTATAATAATGGGCAAAAAATAAAAACCGGGGATATAATTGTATTTGCCACATCAATAGCGGGTTTGGATTATTCTCATGTAGGAATTGCTTATTGGCAAAAAGAGAAGTTACATTTCATTCATGCATCGAGCAAGGCTAAACAGGTGATTATTGAGCAAAAAACACTTCTGGAGTATTGCCAGACTTCAAAGAATTGTACAGGCGTAACTGTGCTCCGCATTAATCAAAAATAA
- a CDS encoding type II CAAX endopeptidase family protein, whose amino-acid sequence MDNKGILYNMGGWSQFFFFCFLSFSGLIMATLVILLMVPADNPLQSVPAIQIAQVIQTVFLFLIPSLVYAFLYQGSIKNYLNTRKQIDTLFLLGTILLIIFIQPVINCIGYYNQQMILPEFFDWMKEYEESAEKTLKLVFADRTIISLIINLLVIAVLAGLTEEFFFRGCLQQIMLKIVKNRHLAIWITAIIFSAIHLQFYGFVPRVLLGALLGYLFVWSGSIWVPVIVHIIHNAINVVLIHMYYDTPQASQIENFRFEENALLISVSFIISALIIFMIYRRGVNRLKSEN is encoded by the coding sequence ATGGATAACAAAGGTATATTATATAATATGGGAGGCTGGTCACAGTTTTTCTTCTTCTGTTTCCTTTCTTTTTCAGGATTGATTATGGCTACCCTGGTTATTCTTTTGATGGTGCCTGCCGATAATCCGTTACAGTCAGTGCCTGCTATCCAGATCGCCCAGGTAATACAAACTGTCTTTCTGTTTTTAATTCCTTCGTTGGTTTATGCTTTTCTGTACCAGGGCAGTATCAAGAATTACTTAAATACAAGGAAACAGATCGATACATTATTCTTACTTGGTACAATCCTCCTGATTATTTTTATCCAACCAGTGATAAACTGTATAGGATACTACAACCAGCAGATGATATTGCCGGAATTCTTCGATTGGATGAAGGAATATGAGGAATCGGCGGAGAAAACATTGAAGCTGGTATTCGCAGATAGAACAATCATATCCCTTATCATTAATCTTTTGGTGATTGCGGTCCTGGCAGGTTTGACAGAAGAATTCTTTTTCAGAGGCTGCTTACAACAGATAATGCTGAAGATTGTGAAAAACCGGCACCTTGCCATCTGGATCACTGCGATTATTTTCAGTGCCATTCACTTACAATTTTACGGATTTGTACCCCGCGTATTATTAGGTGCATTACTCGGTTATCTGTTCGTATGGTCCGGAAGTATATGGGTTCCGGTCATTGTGCATATAATACATAACGCTATAAATGTGGTACTCATTCATATGTATTACGATACGCCACAAGCCAGCCAGATAGAGAATTTCCGCTTCGAAGAAAATGCACTGCTTATATCTGTAAGTTTCATTATATCCGCTTTAATAATATTTATGATATACAGAAGAGGGGTAAATAGGCTAAAATCTGAGAACTAA